A genomic stretch from Thunnus maccoyii chromosome 19, fThuMac1.1, whole genome shotgun sequence includes:
- the LOC121885573 gene encoding uncharacterized protein LOC121885573 isoform X1 — protein sequence MDPTSPQTDKDNEVHLRGLGQSCMKRMPQRPLWMLQCHCPAPTTHFSPQMMEGEPFTSALSSLLHSAGGHFIALSSSSSSSSSSSSSSASSDSAIAAMSLEQKTTFALVIFLFVFLLILIVRCFRILLDPYRSMPTSTWADGLDGLEKGQFDYTLA from the coding sequence ACAATGAGGTCCATCTGAGGGGGCTTGGCCAGTCTTGTATGAAGAGGATGCCACAGCGCCCCCTGTGGATGCTGCAGTGCCACTGTCCTGcccccaccacacacttctCTCCCCAGATGATGGAAGGAGAGCCCTTcacctctgctctctcctctctgctgcactctgCCGGGGGACACTTTATCGCcctgtcctcttcctcctcctcctcctcctcctcgtcttcctcctctgcctcatcAGATTCAGCTATTGCTGCCATGTCCCTGGAGCAGAAGACCACTTTTGCCTTGgtcatatttctctttgttttcctcctcatcctcatcgtGCGATGCTTCCGTATCCTGCTGGACCCCTACCGGAGTATGCCTACCTCCACTTGGGCCGATGGCCTCGATGGTCTGGAGAAGGGCCAGTTCGACTACACTCTGGCCTAG
- the LOC121885573 gene encoding cortexin-3 isoform X2: protein MKRMPQRPLWMLQCHCPAPTTHFSPQMMEGEPFTSALSSLLHSAGGHFIALSSSSSSSSSSSSSSASSDSAIAAMSLEQKTTFALVIFLFVFLLILIVRCFRILLDPYRSMPTSTWADGLDGLEKGQFDYTLA, encoded by the coding sequence ATGAAGAGGATGCCACAGCGCCCCCTGTGGATGCTGCAGTGCCACTGTCCTGcccccaccacacacttctCTCCCCAGATGATGGAAGGAGAGCCCTTcacctctgctctctcctctctgctgcactctgCCGGGGGACACTTTATCGCcctgtcctcttcctcctcctcctcctcctcctcgtcttcctcctctgcctcatcAGATTCAGCTATTGCTGCCATGTCCCTGGAGCAGAAGACCACTTTTGCCTTGgtcatatttctctttgttttcctcctcatcctcatcgtGCGATGCTTCCGTATCCTGCTGGACCCCTACCGGAGTATGCCTACCTCCACTTGGGCCGATGGCCTCGATGGTCTGGAGAAGGGCCAGTTCGACTACACTCTGGCCTAG